The proteins below come from a single Synechococcus sp. WH 8101 genomic window:
- a CDS encoding ABC transporter permease gives MTASDPSALSELMQETAALTRRLFLQLQRRPSTLVAGILQPLIWLVLFGALFSRAPEGLLPGGMSYGRFLGAGVIVFTAFSGALNAGLPVMFDREFGFLNRLLVAPLRSRSSIVLASVLYITTLSLVQSLAIMLMAAVLGYGWPGLAGLGLVMLTLLMLVFAVTALSLGLAFALPGHIELIAVIFVANLPLLFASTALAPLSFMPTWMGWLAALNPLTFAIEPIRAAYAGPLDLSNVLLEAPYGPVSGTTCLLVLAGLTLGLFLLIRPLLNRKLA, from the coding sequence ATGACCGCGTCTGACCCTTCCGCTCTCTCTGAACTGATGCAGGAAACAGCGGCTCTCACCCGTCGCCTTTTCCTGCAGTTGCAGCGCAGACCCTCCACTCTGGTGGCCGGGATCCTGCAGCCCCTGATCTGGTTGGTGTTGTTCGGGGCTCTGTTTTCGCGTGCGCCGGAAGGGTTGCTTCCCGGCGGCATGAGTTATGGACGTTTTCTCGGGGCTGGCGTGATCGTGTTCACCGCCTTCAGCGGCGCACTTAATGCCGGTTTGCCGGTGATGTTTGACCGTGAATTCGGGTTTCTCAACCGTCTGCTCGTCGCTCCCCTGCGCAGTCGCAGTTCGATTGTGTTGGCCTCGGTGCTCTACATCACCACCCTCAGCCTGGTGCAGAGCCTGGCGATCATGTTGATGGCCGCTGTCCTCGGCTATGGCTGGCCCGGTCTGGCTGGCCTGGGGCTGGTGATGCTCACGCTCTTGATGCTGGTGTTTGCGGTCACTGCGCTGAGTCTGGGCCTCGCGTTCGCCCTGCCGGGTCATATCGAGTTGATCGCGGTGATCTTCGTGGCCAACCTGCCGCTGCTGTTTGCGAGCACTGCTCTGGCGCCACTGTCTTTCATGCCCACCTGGATGGGCTGGCTTGCAGCCCTGAATCCGCTTACCTTCGCGATTGAACCGATTCGGGCCGCTTACGCCGGTCCCCTCGACCTGTCCAATGTGTTGCTTGAGGCGCCCTATGGGCCCGTCAGTGGCACCACCTGTCTGCTGGTCCTCGCTGGCCTCACTCTTGGGCTGTTCCTGCTGATCCGCCCCCTCCTGAACCGCAAGCTCGCCTGA
- a CDS encoding N-acetylmannosamine-6-phosphate 2-epimerase produces the protein MERLDLGALRGGLIVSVQAPEASPMRHPEVIAAMAEASLRNGAVGVRLESPEHIGAVRRRCPEALIIGLWKRTFPGSSVYITPRWQEIRAVWAAGADVVAIDATARSRPDGESLEALVKRAGEELGAPLMADIDSVANGLRAAALGCAWVGTTLYGYTEATSGDSPPALDLLQPLRQQLPPSVALICEGGIASAPAAVDAVAKGADLVVVGTAITGVDLQVQAYGRALEDQRRRQAASSA, from the coding sequence ATGGAGCGCCTTGATCTGGGGGCTTTGCGCGGAGGCCTGATTGTGTCGGTGCAGGCTCCGGAAGCATCGCCGATGCGCCATCCGGAGGTGATCGCGGCGATGGCGGAAGCGAGTCTGCGCAATGGTGCGGTGGGGGTGCGCCTGGAGAGCCCGGAGCATATCGGCGCTGTGCGTCGTCGTTGCCCGGAGGCGTTGATTATCGGTTTGTGGAAGCGAACCTTCCCCGGCAGCAGTGTGTACATCACGCCGCGTTGGCAGGAGATTCGCGCTGTGTGGGCCGCAGGAGCCGATGTGGTCGCGATCGATGCCACTGCGCGTTCACGACCGGATGGCGAGTCTCTTGAGGCGTTAGTGAAACGTGCCGGGGAGGAGCTCGGTGCTCCACTGATGGCCGACATCGACAGTGTGGCCAACGGGTTGAGGGCGGCAGCGCTCGGATGCGCCTGGGTCGGCACCACCCTCTACGGCTATACAGAAGCCACATCCGGAGACAGTCCGCCGGCCCTGGATCTGCTTCAACCCCTGCGGCAGCAGCTGCCGCCATCCGTGGCGTTGATCTGCGAGGGAGGCATCGCTTCGGCCCCTGCGGCGGTGGACGCGGTCGCCAAAGGCGCCGACCTGGTGGTTGTTGGGACGGCCATCACCGGCGTGGACCTTCAGGTGCAGGCCTACGGCCGTGCTTTGGAGGACCAGCGTCGACGTCAAGCAGCGTCAAGCGCATGA
- the fabG gene encoding 3-oxoacyl-[acyl-carrier-protein] reductase: MTTSAPMTGQTAIVTGASRGIGRCVALALAEAGAEVVVNYARSADAAEAVVAEILEAGGQAYALKADVAEEHAVEAMVNTVLERSGRIDVLINNAGITRDGLLMRMKTDDWQAVINLNLTGVFLCTRAVTRTMLKQKSGRIINITSVVGLMGNAGQANYAAAKAGVVGLTRSAAKEMASRGITVNAVAPGFITTDMTKDLDAEGILAAIPLGRFGNPEQVAGAVRFLAADPAAAYITGQVLQVDGGMVMG, from the coding sequence ATGACCACATCCGCCCCCATGACTGGCCAGACGGCGATCGTGACCGGTGCCAGCCGCGGCATCGGCCGTTGCGTGGCTCTGGCGCTGGCAGAGGCGGGGGCTGAGGTCGTGGTCAACTACGCCCGCTCCGCCGACGCAGCTGAGGCCGTGGTGGCGGAGATCCTCGAGGCCGGCGGCCAGGCCTATGCCCTCAAGGCCGACGTGGCCGAGGAACACGCGGTGGAGGCCATGGTCAACACCGTGCTCGAGCGAAGCGGCCGCATCGATGTGCTGATCAACAACGCCGGTATCACCCGCGACGGCCTTCTGATGCGCATGAAGACGGACGACTGGCAGGCCGTGATCAACCTCAATCTCACCGGCGTCTTCCTCTGCACCCGCGCGGTGACGCGCACCATGCTGAAGCAGAAAAGCGGCCGGATCATCAACATCACCTCGGTGGTGGGACTGATGGGCAATGCGGGCCAGGCGAACTACGCCGCCGCCAAAGCGGGCGTGGTGGGCCTCACCCGCAGTGCCGCCAAGGAGATGGCGAGCCGCGGCATCACCGTCAATGCCGTGGCACCGGGCTTCATCACCACCGACATGACCAAGGATCTCGACGCCGAGGGCATCCTTGCGGCCATACCCCTGGGGCGGTTCGGCAATCCAGAACAGGTGGCGGGCGCCGTGCGCTTTCTCGCGGCTGATCCAGCTGCTGCTTACATCACGGGCCAGGTGCTGCAGGTGGATGGGGGCATGGTGATGGGCTGA
- a CDS encoding ATP-binding cassette domain-containing protein yields MPVLELVQLEKAYGEVKALDGLSLSVPEGALYGLLGPNGAGKTTTLRIIATLLAPDHGSVRVAGVDALTDPRAVRRLLGYVAQEVAIDKILTGRELLQLQGDLYHLPRRERDRRIDELVNGLGMEAWVDRRCGTYSGGMRRRLDLASGLLHRPRVLVLDEPTVGLDIESRAAIWQVLRDLRDQGTSVLLSSHYLEEVEALADQMAIIDAGRVIAEGSPEALKQALGGDRVTLRVREFSDPSEANHLCALLEPLEGVRRIVVNRSQGYSLNLVVDGEEVLPRLRAELDAAGLPVFALAQSRPSLDDVYLQATGRTLMDAELAVAGQRDPKQERKQAMR; encoded by the coding sequence ATGCCTGTCTTGGAGCTGGTTCAACTGGAGAAGGCCTATGGCGAGGTGAAGGCCCTCGACGGTCTCTCCCTCTCGGTTCCAGAGGGAGCGTTGTATGGCTTGCTGGGACCGAACGGTGCCGGCAAAACCACCACCCTGCGCATCATCGCCACCCTGCTCGCCCCTGATCACGGCAGCGTGCGGGTGGCGGGGGTTGACGCGTTGACCGATCCTCGCGCTGTGCGTCGTCTCCTCGGTTATGTCGCCCAGGAGGTGGCGATCGACAAGATCCTCACCGGCCGCGAATTACTTCAACTGCAGGGCGATCTCTACCACCTGCCAAGACGGGAACGGGACAGGCGCATTGACGAGCTGGTGAATGGTCTGGGCATGGAGGCGTGGGTCGACCGGCGCTGCGGGACCTATTCCGGTGGGATGCGCCGTCGCCTCGACCTGGCCTCCGGCCTCCTTCACCGTCCCCGGGTGCTGGTGCTCGATGAACCCACGGTGGGTCTGGATATCGAGAGTCGGGCCGCGATCTGGCAGGTGCTGCGGGACCTGCGGGATCAGGGCACCAGCGTGCTGCTCAGCAGTCACTACCTCGAGGAGGTGGAAGCGCTTGCCGATCAGATGGCGATCATTGATGCAGGGCGAGTGATCGCGGAGGGTTCGCCTGAGGCTCTGAAGCAGGCACTGGGGGGGGATCGGGTCACCCTGCGCGTCAGGGAATTTAGTGATCCTTCGGAGGCGAACCACCTCTGTGCCCTGTTGGAACCCCTGGAGGGGGTGCGTCGGATCGTGGTCAATCGCTCCCAGGGCTATTCGCTCAATCTGGTTGTGGATGGCGAGGAGGTGTTGCCGCGCTTGCGTGCCGAGCTCGACGCCGCCGGGCTCCCTGTGTTCGCCCTGGCCCAGAGCCGCCCGAGCCTCGATGATGTGTATTTGCAGGCCACCGGCCGCACCTTGATGGATGCGGAACTGGCTGTGGCCGGTCAGCGTGATCCAAAGCAAGAGCGTAAGCAGGCCATGCGTTGA
- the groL gene encoding chaperonin GroEL (60 kDa chaperone family; promotes refolding of misfolded polypeptides especially under stressful conditions; forms two stacked rings of heptamers to form a barrel-shaped 14mer; ends can be capped by GroES; misfolded proteins enter the barrel where they are refolded when GroES binds), whose amino-acid sequence MAKLLSFSDDSRAALERGMNALADAVRVTIGPRGRNVVLEKSFGAPDIVNDGDTIAKEISLDDPFENLGAKLIQQVAAKTKDKAGDGTTTATVLAQAMVEEGLRNTAAGASPIELRRGMEKAVAQVVAGLDQRSQSVSGDAIRQVATVSSGGDEEVGRMVAEAMDRVSVDGVITVEESKSLATELEVTEGMAFDRGYSSPYFVTDGDRQVCEFENALLLLTDRKVSAVADLVPVLESVQSSGSPLVILAEEVDGEALATLVVNKNRGVLQVAAVRAPSFGERRKAALADIAVLTGGTVISEDRAMTLDKVTLADLGRARRITITKDSTTIVANDDHRDAVSARVASIRRELENTDSDYDREKLNERIAKLAGGVAVIKVGAPTETELKNRKLRIEDALNATRAAVEEGIVAGGGCTLLQLSTELEGLANTLQGDQRTGVAIVQRALAAPLRQIAINAGANGDVVIDEVRRSGKGFNAMTGGYEDLLQAGILDAAKVVRLALQDAVSIASLLITTEVVIADKPEPPAPAAPGGGDPMGGMGGMGGMGMPGMGGMGMPGMM is encoded by the coding sequence ATGGCCAAACTTCTTAGTTTTTCGGATGATTCGCGCGCCGCTCTCGAGCGGGGCATGAATGCCCTCGCCGATGCCGTGCGCGTGACGATCGGCCCGCGCGGTCGCAACGTTGTGCTGGAGAAAAGCTTCGGCGCACCCGACATCGTGAACGACGGCGACACGATCGCCAAGGAGATCAGCCTGGATGATCCTTTTGAGAATCTGGGAGCCAAGCTGATTCAGCAGGTGGCCGCCAAAACCAAAGACAAGGCCGGCGATGGCACCACCACCGCCACCGTTCTCGCCCAGGCCATGGTGGAGGAGGGTCTGCGCAACACCGCCGCCGGTGCCAGCCCGATCGAACTGCGTCGCGGCATGGAGAAGGCCGTGGCCCAAGTGGTGGCTGGGCTCGACCAGCGCAGCCAGAGCGTCAGCGGTGATGCCATCCGTCAGGTGGCCACGGTGAGCTCCGGCGGCGATGAAGAAGTGGGCCGAATGGTGGCCGAAGCGATGGACCGGGTCAGCGTGGATGGGGTGATCACGGTTGAGGAATCAAAATCCCTGGCCACCGAACTGGAAGTCACTGAAGGCATGGCCTTCGACCGTGGCTATTCCTCCCCCTACTTCGTTACCGATGGGGACCGCCAGGTTTGTGAATTTGAGAATGCCCTGCTGCTGCTCACCGACCGCAAGGTCAGTGCTGTGGCCGACCTCGTGCCTGTTCTCGAAAGCGTCCAGTCGTCTGGCTCACCCCTGGTGATCCTGGCGGAAGAAGTTGACGGGGAAGCCCTGGCCACGCTGGTGGTGAACAAGAACCGCGGTGTGCTTCAGGTGGCAGCGGTGCGCGCTCCTTCCTTCGGAGAACGGCGGAAAGCTGCCCTGGCTGACATCGCCGTGCTCACCGGTGGCACAGTGATCAGCGAAGACAGAGCGATGACCCTCGACAAGGTGACGCTGGCCGACCTGGGCCGCGCCCGTCGGATCACGATCACGAAAGACAGCACCACGATCGTGGCCAATGATGATCACCGGGATGCTGTGTCAGCTCGGGTGGCTTCGATCCGCCGTGAGCTGGAGAACACCGACTCCGACTATGACCGTGAAAAGCTGAATGAGCGGATCGCCAAGCTGGCCGGTGGCGTTGCGGTGATCAAGGTGGGAGCGCCCACCGAAACCGAACTGAAGAACCGCAAACTGCGGATCGAAGATGCCCTCAATGCCACACGTGCCGCCGTGGAAGAGGGGATCGTTGCAGGTGGCGGCTGCACCCTGCTGCAGCTTTCGACCGAGCTGGAGGGCCTCGCCAACACTCTTCAGGGTGATCAACGCACTGGCGTGGCGATTGTGCAGCGGGCCCTGGCAGCGCCCCTGCGCCAGATTGCGATCAACGCTGGCGCCAACGGCGATGTGGTGATCGACGAAGTGCGTCGCAGCGGCAAAGGCTTCAATGCCATGACCGGTGGTTACGAGGATCTGCTTCAGGCCGGCATTCTCGATGCCGCCAAGGTGGTGCGCCTCGCCCTTCAGGATGCAGTGTCCATCGCCTCCCTGCTGATCACTACCGAAGTGGTGATTGCCGACAAGCCTGAGCCTCCAGCCCCGGCGGCTCCTGGCGGTGGTGATCCCATGGGTGGCATGGGAGGAATGGGTGGCATGGGCATGCCTGGCATGGGCGGCATGGGAATGCCCGGCATGATGTGA
- a CDS encoding heme o synthase, translated as MASSVQTSAVAISREQVVPSRRRIKLPAWLEVAKPRLIPLLLATTLGGMALTEGWPLSSPRLACTLGGGALAAAAAGVLNCLWEQDLDGRMQRTSGRALPSGRLSPAAAFTGAVSCTLAAAVLLVSGVNCLAAGLSLLGLCSYVLLYTALLKPRTPQNIVIGGVAGAIPPLVGAAAATGHVGLGSWWLFGLVMVWTPAHFWALALLLREDYRAVGIPMLPVVKGSTVTARAIRHYGWATVVLSGFGVLALPEGGLLYGLLLLPFNGRLLQMVGNLASDPDSLERAKGLFRWSILYLFGICLLLVFSRWSGAASFDLQVRSVLEAMLGGGLGPAA; from the coding sequence ATGGCTAGTTCCGTTCAGACATCCGCCGTGGCGATCAGCCGCGAGCAGGTGGTGCCGTCCAGGCGCCGGATCAAGTTGCCCGCCTGGCTCGAGGTGGCCAAACCGCGGCTGATTCCCCTGTTGCTCGCCACCACCCTGGGAGGGATGGCTCTCACGGAAGGCTGGCCGCTTTCCTCGCCTCGCCTGGCCTGCACCCTTGGCGGCGGTGCCCTGGCGGCGGCTGCGGCGGGCGTGCTCAATTGCCTCTGGGAGCAAGATCTGGATGGGCGCATGCAGCGCACCAGCGGCCGGGCTCTGCCCTCGGGTCGCTTGTCGCCGGCAGCCGCCTTCACCGGCGCGGTTTCCTGCACGCTCGCAGCAGCCGTGTTGCTGGTGAGTGGCGTCAATTGTCTGGCCGCGGGTCTTTCGCTGCTCGGGCTTTGCAGCTATGTGCTGCTCTACACCGCGTTGCTCAAGCCGAGGACGCCTCAGAACATCGTGATCGGCGGTGTGGCAGGCGCCATCCCACCCCTGGTGGGGGCCGCAGCTGCCACCGGCCACGTCGGCCTGGGGAGCTGGTGGCTGTTCGGTCTGGTGATGGTGTGGACACCGGCCCACTTCTGGGCCCTTGCCCTCCTGCTGCGTGAGGACTATCGGGCGGTGGGGATCCCCATGCTTCCGGTGGTCAAGGGGTCGACCGTCACCGCCCGGGCCATCCGCCACTACGGCTGGGCCACGGTGGTGCTGAGCGGTTTTGGAGTGCTGGCCCTCCCTGAGGGCGGTCTCCTTTATGGCCTCTTGCTGCTTCCTTTCAACGGTCGGTTGCTGCAGATGGTCGGCAATCTTGCCTCCGATCCCGACAGTCTGGAGCGGGCCAAAGGCCTCTTCCGTTGGTCGATTCTTTACCTCTTCGGCATCTGTCTGCTGCTGGTGTTCAGCCGTTGGTCGGGTGCGGCCAGCTTCGATCTGCAGGTCCGCAGCGTGCTGGAGGCCATGCTGGGCGGCGGCCTCGGGCCAGCTGCCTAG
- a CDS encoding heme A synthase, with amino-acid sequence MALVSTPLVPIRHRLALLSTHLVVALVALVVIGGATRVMEAGLACPDWPLCYGSFLPGRQMNVQVFLEWFHRLDAFVIGIALVVQLAAAAWWRAQLPRWLLPISGLLLVLVAAQGGLGALTVLQLLPSGVVTAHLLLALTLVAIVSGCSQLLLAPADSSAASAPLWWRVLAAISLAAVMGQCLLGARMSTSWAAQRCLEAGQSCQWLHWHRSFATPAALSVLLLAAVALLAGGWARRQWPLLLLASGLVGAQIALGVLTLRLGLSQPAVTVAHQLIASLLVALLAALLCRRPEAASEQPLPVVVESSSLEPAHG; translated from the coding sequence ATGGCTTTGGTCAGCACACCCCTGGTTCCCATTCGTCACCGCCTCGCTCTTCTGAGCACCCATCTGGTCGTCGCCCTCGTGGCCCTTGTGGTGATCGGTGGAGCGACCCGGGTCATGGAGGCCGGTCTGGCCTGTCCCGATTGGCCGCTCTGTTACGGCAGCTTCCTGCCGGGGCGTCAGATGAACGTTCAGGTGTTTCTGGAGTGGTTTCATCGCCTCGATGCTTTTGTGATCGGCATCGCGCTGGTGGTTCAGCTCGCTGCCGCCGCCTGGTGGCGGGCCCAATTGCCCCGCTGGCTGCTTCCGATCAGCGGCCTTCTGCTTGTGCTCGTTGCTGCCCAGGGCGGTCTGGGGGCTCTCACGGTTTTGCAGCTTCTGCCCTCGGGGGTGGTCACCGCCCATCTGCTCCTGGCCCTCACCCTGGTGGCCATCGTCAGTGGGTGCAGTCAGCTGCTTCTCGCTCCAGCCGACAGCAGTGCCGCTTCAGCACCGCTCTGGTGGCGAGTGCTTGCGGCGATCAGCCTCGCTGCGGTGATGGGCCAGTGCCTGCTCGGTGCTCGGATGTCCACCTCCTGGGCGGCGCAGCGCTGTCTTGAGGCAGGCCAGTCCTGCCAATGGCTCCATTGGCATCGGAGTTTCGCCACTCCGGCGGCCCTGAGCGTGCTGTTGCTGGCGGCCGTCGCCCTCCTCGCCGGCGGTTGGGCTCGTCGTCAATGGCCCCTGCTGCTTCTCGCCAGTGGCCTGGTGGGGGCTCAAATCGCGCTGGGGGTTCTCACGTTGCGCCTGGGGCTGAGTCAGCCCGCGGTCACCGTGGCCCATCAGTTGATCGCCTCTCTTCTGGTTGCCCTGCTGGCGGCCCTGCTCTGTCGTCGTCCCGAGGCGGCGTCGGAGCAACCGCTGCCAGTCGTTGTTGAGTCCTCTTCTCTGGAGCCTGCGCATGGCTAG